CCTCGACCATCGCCTTGGCATCACCCAGGCCGAGACCTGTGGCTTCGCGAACAGCCTTGAGCACTTTGATCTTGGCGGCAGCATCAAAGCTTTCCAGCACAACATCAAATTCGGTCTTCTCTTCAGCCGCATCACCACCACCAGCAGCGCCAGGGGCAGCCATCACTACACCAGCAGATGCAGCAGCGGACACACCAAAAGCATCCTCAATTTGCTTGACAAGCTCGGAAGCCTCAAGCAATGAGAGTGATTTCAGTGATTCAAGAATTTCGTCGGTTTTTGCAGACATGATTGGGAATCAGCAACAGATCAGGAAAAAAAAGTGAGGTCGAAGACGTTCAGCTTTCGCCGCTATCGGCGTGCTGCTTGAGCGCTCTTGCAAGACCGGAGGGAACCTCGTTGACACCCACAGCAACCTTGGTGGTAACTGCGTTGATGGCGCCGGCGATCTGGGCCATGAGCACTTCCTTGGAAGGAAGCTCCCCAATAGCTTTGATCTCGTCCTGAGAGAGAAGCTTGCCTTCAAAAAGGCCGCCCTTTGTCTCAGATTTTTTTGTCTCTTTCTGAAAAGATTGAACAGCTTTAACTGCACCACCAACATCACCCTTAATCAGGACGAAAGCGTTGGTGCCATTCAGAAGAGAGTCGAGGCTTGACCAGACACTGTCACCATCAATGGCACGACGCATCAAGGTGTTTTTAGTCACCTTGCAAACGCCGTTGCTGGCCT
The Synechococcus sp. CC9311 DNA segment above includes these coding regions:
- the rplJ gene encoding 50S ribosomal protein L10, whose amino-acid sequence is MGRTLESKQQIVEELKKLLGEAEMALVLDYQGLSIKEMSDLRTRLQASNGVCKVTKNTLMRRAIDGDSVWSSLDSLLNGTNAFVLIKGDVGGAVKAVQSFQKETKKSETKGGLFEGKLLSQDEIKAIGELPSKEVLMAQIAGAINAVTTKVAVGVNEVPSGLARALKQHADSGES
- the rplL gene encoding 50S ribosomal protein L7/L12, whose product is MSAKTDEILESLKSLSLLEASELVKQIEDAFGVSAAASAGVVMAAPGAAGGGDAAEEKTEFDVVLESFDAAAKIKVLKAVREATGLGLGDAKAMVEAAPKAIKEGVSKDDAEALKKAIEEVGGKVTIK